In Stenotrophomonas sp. ESTM1D_MKCIP4_1, a single genomic region encodes these proteins:
- a CDS encoding response regulator transcription factor, translated as MRILLVEDDPDLSRALQSGLERQGVVADVVGNLAEAALALREPVHQLLLLDRQLPDGDGAGFVATARALRPNLAVIMLTAKGTLSDKVEGLDVGADDYLVKPVAIEELMARIRAVSRRPSAMVTPRLRLGHLEFDFESLQAQVEGQVLSLPRRQVLVLQALAMRQGRTVTRSALESAVYGFDDEIQSNALDAHISKLRKALQQAGAGVEIHVIRGVGYLLAEA; from the coding sequence ATGCGCATCCTTCTGGTGGAAGACGATCCCGATCTCTCGCGGGCCCTGCAGTCCGGGCTGGAGCGTCAGGGCGTGGTCGCCGATGTGGTCGGCAACCTGGCTGAAGCGGCACTGGCCCTGCGTGAGCCCGTGCACCAACTGCTGCTGCTCGATCGTCAGCTGCCTGATGGCGACGGCGCCGGTTTCGTCGCCACCGCGCGCGCGCTGCGTCCGAACCTGGCGGTGATCATGCTGACCGCCAAGGGCACGCTGTCGGACAAAGTGGAGGGGCTGGATGTCGGCGCCGATGACTATCTGGTCAAGCCAGTGGCGATCGAAGAGCTGATGGCGCGCATCCGTGCGGTATCGCGGCGGCCGTCGGCCATGGTCACCCCGCGCCTGCGCCTGGGGCATCTGGAATTCGATTTCGAGTCGCTGCAGGCGCAGGTCGAGGGACAGGTGTTGTCCCTGCCGCGTCGGCAGGTGCTGGTGCTGCAGGCACTGGCCATGCGGCAGGGGCGCACGGTGACCCGCAGTGCGCTGGAATCGGCCGTGTACGGCTTCGACGATGAGATCCAGTCCAATGCACTGGATGCGCACATCTCCAAGCTGCGCAAAGCCCTGCAGCAGGCAGGTGCCGGCGTGGAGATCCACGTCATCCGCGGCGTCGGCTACTTGCTGGCGGAGGCCTGA
- a CDS encoding HAMP domain-containing sensor histidine kinase: MARQIRSITLGLAWRLFLAQAFTVLFAVVALILTWGDKESWGMDMFTAEDVARAVHSQGEHLVLDEPRWQALDARAGGNLWFVAVDDRGVWLERGKVPAIHAPLLARLPALGATEVGSLVPPYLDVARVMVRNEDGRRITVMAGGAPKGGLVDGALMVLRLIGFWFFLPLIVVTLLVMPTVIHRAMRGVRRLAQQAKELDIGQPGARLDERLVSTEVAPLVGAFNDAIDKVQQGYAARDKFLADAAHELRVPIAVVQARLSQLPQGELKSQLLTDVARLGNVAEHLLDLQRLDRNVSALQRVDLAHVVRESAAELAPLVVGAGYGFEVDAPETPVWIQGDGLALGRVMANLVHNAIVHGGGRGTICVRLDAQGLLEISDQGAGVPVSDREAIFEPFHRLRAAGSGSGLGLHLVKEIVQHHGGSVSVAEAVGGGASFRVNFHRATLRR, translated from the coding sequence ATGGCGAGGCAGATCCGCTCGATCACCCTGGGCCTGGCCTGGCGCCTGTTCCTGGCCCAGGCGTTCACCGTGTTGTTTGCGGTGGTGGCGCTGATCCTTACCTGGGGCGACAAGGAGTCCTGGGGTATGGACATGTTCACCGCCGAGGACGTCGCCCGGGCGGTGCACAGCCAGGGCGAACACCTCGTGCTGGACGAGCCGCGCTGGCAGGCGCTGGACGCACGTGCCGGTGGCAACCTCTGGTTCGTAGCCGTCGATGACCGCGGTGTGTGGCTGGAACGCGGCAAGGTGCCGGCGATCCATGCACCGCTGCTGGCACGGTTGCCGGCACTGGGCGCCACCGAGGTGGGGTCGCTGGTGCCGCCCTACCTGGATGTGGCGCGGGTGATGGTGCGCAACGAAGATGGCCGCCGCATCACGGTCATGGCCGGTGGTGCGCCCAAGGGCGGGCTGGTGGATGGTGCGCTGATGGTCCTGCGCCTGATCGGCTTCTGGTTCTTCCTGCCATTGATCGTGGTCACCCTGCTGGTGATGCCGACGGTCATCCACCGGGCGATGCGCGGCGTGCGCCGGCTGGCCCAGCAGGCCAAGGAACTGGATATCGGCCAGCCCGGTGCGCGGCTGGACGAGCGCCTGGTCTCCACTGAGGTCGCGCCGCTGGTGGGTGCGTTCAACGATGCCATCGACAAGGTCCAGCAGGGCTACGCCGCGCGCGACAAGTTCCTGGCCGATGCAGCCCATGAACTGCGTGTGCCGATCGCCGTGGTGCAGGCGCGGCTGTCGCAGCTGCCGCAGGGCGAACTGAAATCGCAGCTGCTGACCGATGTGGCGCGGCTGGGCAACGTCGCCGAACACCTGCTCGACCTGCAGCGGCTGGACCGTAACGTCAGCGCGCTGCAGCGGGTGGACCTGGCCCATGTGGTGCGCGAATCGGCGGCCGAGCTGGCGCCGCTGGTGGTGGGGGCAGGGTATGGCTTTGAAGTGGATGCGCCGGAGACACCGGTGTGGATCCAGGGCGATGGCCTGGCACTGGGACGGGTGATGGCCAACCTGGTGCACAACGCCATCGTCCATGGCGGTGGTCGTGGCACCATCTGCGTGCGCCTCGATGCGCAGGGCCTGCTGGAAATCAGCGACCAGGGCGCGGGCGTGCCGGTGAGTGACCGCGAGGCCATCTTCGAGCCTTTCCACCGCCTGCGCGCCGCTGGCAGCGGCAGTGGCCTGGGCCTGCATCTGGTGAAGGAAATCGTCCAGCACCACGGTGGCAGCGTCAGCGTTGCGGAGGCGGTCGGCGGCGGCGCCAGCTTCCGGGTCAACTTCCACCGCGCCACCCTGCGCCGCTGA
- the uvrB gene encoding excinuclease ABC subunit UvrB — MSDSFQLVSPYSPAGDQPNAIAKLTENFEAGIAKQTLLGVTGSGKTYTIANVIQNVQKPTLIMAPNKTLAAQLYGEFKAFFPHNAVEYFVSYYDYYQPEAYVPSSDTFIEKDSSINEHIEQMRLAATKTLLSRPDAIVVATVSAIYGLGAPEDYLSLRLILSKGERIEQRDLINHLTQLQYTRNEYELQRGTFRVRGEVIDVFPAESDSEALRIELFDGEVEKITMFDPLTGETIRNMQRFTVYPKTHYATTRERVLAAVETIKVELKERLEQLYAENKLVEAQRLAQRTQFDIEMMAEVGFCNGIENYSRHLTGKNAGEPPPTLFDYLPPDALLVIDESHVTIPQIGAMFKGDRSRKETLVEFGFRLPSALDNRPLRFEEWEARCPRAIYVSATPGPYEYREAGDEITELVVRPTGLIDPVVEIRPVGTQVDDLMSEANERIKAGDRVLVTTLTKRMAENLTEYLTEHGIRVRYLHSDVDTVERVEIIRDLRLGKFDVLVGINLLREGLDMPEVSLVAILDADKEGFLRSTGSLIQTIGRAARNVRGKAILYADKITRSMQAAIDETDRRRAKQVEYNEEHGIVPRSVARPIVDVLEGARSDAAEKESRKGKGKGKAVAEEAADYRSMSPAQLATRLKALEQQMYQHAKDLEFEDAARVRDQIRQLKEASLG; from the coding sequence ATGAGCGACAGTTTTCAACTCGTCTCGCCGTATTCACCGGCGGGCGACCAGCCCAACGCGATCGCGAAGCTGACAGAGAATTTTGAAGCGGGCATCGCCAAGCAGACGCTGCTGGGCGTGACCGGTTCGGGCAAGACCTACACCATCGCCAACGTCATCCAGAACGTGCAGAAGCCGACGCTGATCATGGCGCCGAACAAGACGCTGGCCGCGCAGCTGTATGGTGAGTTCAAGGCGTTCTTCCCGCACAACGCGGTGGAGTACTTCGTCAGTTACTACGATTACTACCAGCCCGAAGCCTACGTGCCGTCGTCGGACACCTTCATCGAGAAGGACAGTTCGATCAACGAGCACATCGAGCAGATGCGGCTGGCGGCGACCAAGACGCTGCTCTCGCGCCCGGATGCCATTGTGGTGGCCACCGTGTCGGCCATCTACGGCCTCGGTGCGCCGGAGGACTACCTGTCGCTGCGCCTGATCCTCTCCAAGGGCGAGCGCATCGAGCAGCGCGATCTCATCAACCACCTGACCCAGCTGCAGTACACGCGCAACGAGTACGAACTGCAGCGCGGTACGTTCCGCGTGCGTGGCGAGGTGATCGACGTGTTCCCGGCGGAGTCGGACAGCGAGGCCCTGCGCATCGAGCTGTTCGATGGCGAGGTCGAGAAGATCACGATGTTCGATCCGCTCACCGGTGAGACGATCCGCAACATGCAGCGCTTCACGGTCTATCCGAAGACCCACTACGCCACCACCCGCGAGCGCGTGCTGGCCGCGGTGGAGACCATCAAGGTGGAGCTGAAGGAGCGCCTGGAGCAGCTGTATGCGGAAAACAAGCTGGTCGAGGCGCAGCGCCTGGCCCAGCGCACCCAGTTCGACATCGAGATGATGGCCGAGGTCGGGTTCTGCAACGGCATCGAGAACTACTCGCGGCACCTGACCGGCAAGAATGCCGGCGAGCCACCGCCGACCCTGTTCGATTACCTGCCGCCCGACGCGTTGCTGGTCATCGACGAATCGCACGTGACCATTCCGCAGATCGGCGCGATGTTCAAGGGTGACCGCTCGCGCAAGGAAACCCTGGTCGAGTTCGGTTTCCGCCTGCCCTCGGCGCTGGACAACCGCCCGTTGCGCTTCGAGGAGTGGGAGGCGCGCTGCCCGCGCGCGATCTACGTGTCTGCCACGCCGGGCCCGTATGAGTACCGCGAAGCCGGTGACGAGATCACCGAACTGGTGGTGCGCCCGACGGGTCTGATCGATCCGGTGGTCGAGATCCGCCCGGTGGGCACCCAGGTCGACGACCTGATGAGCGAGGCCAATGAGCGCATCAAGGCCGGTGACCGCGTGCTGGTAACCACCCTGACCAAGCGCATGGCCGAAAACCTGACCGAGTACCTGACCGAGCACGGCATCCGCGTGCGCTACCTGCACTCGGATGTGGACACGGTGGAGCGCGTGGAGATCATCCGCGACCTGCGCCTTGGCAAGTTCGACGTTCTGGTGGGCATCAACCTGCTGCGCGAAGGCCTGGACATGCCGGAGGTCTCGCTGGTGGCGATCCTGGATGCGGACAAGGAGGGCTTCCTGCGTTCCACCGGTTCGCTGATCCAGACAATTGGTCGCGCCGCCCGCAACGTACGCGGCAAGGCCATCCTGTATGCGGACAAGATCACCCGTTCGATGCAGGCGGCGATCGACGAGACCGACCGCCGCCGCGCCAAGCAGGTCGAATACAACGAGGAACACGGCATCGTGCCGCGCTCGGTGGCGCGTCCGATCGTCGACGTGCTGGAAGGGGCGCGCTCGGATGCCGCCGAGAAAGAGTCCCGCAAGGGCAAAGGCAAGGGCAAGGCGGTGGCCGAGGAGGCGGCCGATTACCGGTCGATGTCGCCGGCCCAGCTGGCCACCCGGCTCAAGGCGCTGGAGCAGCAGATGTACCAGCACGCCAAGGACCTGGAGTTCGAGGACGCCGCCCGCGTGCGCGACCAGATCCGGCAGCTGAAGGAGGCCAGCCTCGGCTGA
- a CDS encoding MipA/OmpV family protein yields the protein MRSLPPHLLRPLLCTVVLSTPLLANAQEQAPGVQAGITFGATTGAYAHYDDKPLVVPALAWQGKRFFASPGSLGMHLYKDGGLRVSAVVTPYTLRFKTDDVNDPQLRRLHSRQMSAMAGVNAEYSADWGALSASVKREVSGHGGGLESSLYYSYPIQAGRFTWVPRVGVVHSNARLLDYYYGISNEEALRSGLAAYSSGSATSPGLQIAVSTPLGTQWRATGVVASQWFGDAVKDSPMARRGAQTSAFISLMRSF from the coding sequence ATGCGTTCGCTGCCCCCTCACCTGCTGCGCCCCCTGCTGTGCACCGTCGTTCTCTCCACGCCGCTGCTGGCCAACGCACAGGAACAGGCGCCGGGCGTGCAGGCCGGCATCACCTTCGGCGCCACCACGGGTGCGTACGCGCACTACGATGACAAGCCGCTGGTGGTGCCGGCACTGGCATGGCAGGGCAAGCGCTTCTTCGCCAGCCCCGGCTCGCTGGGCATGCACCTGTACAAGGACGGAGGATTGCGGGTTTCCGCCGTGGTCACGCCGTACACGCTGCGCTTCAAGACCGATGACGTGAACGATCCACAGCTGCGCCGTCTGCACAGCCGGCAGATGTCCGCGATGGCCGGCGTCAACGCCGAATACAGCGCCGACTGGGGCGCGCTGTCGGCCAGTGTCAAACGCGAGGTCAGCGGCCATGGCGGCGGTCTCGAATCGAGCCTCTACTACAGCTACCCCATCCAGGCCGGGCGCTTCACCTGGGTGCCGCGCGTGGGCGTCGTGCACAGCAATGCGCGCCTGCTCGACTACTACTACGGCATCAGCAATGAGGAAGCACTGCGCTCAGGCCTGGCGGCCTATTCGTCGGGCAGCGCGACGTCGCCGGGCCTGCAGATCGCAGTGAGCACGCCGCTGGGCACCCAGTGGCGCGCGACTGGCGTGGTCGCCAGCCAGTGGTTCGGTGATGCGGTGAAGGACAGCCCGATGGCCCGCCGCGGTGCGCAGACCTCCGCTTTCATTTCCCTGATGCGCTCGTTCTGA
- a CDS encoding PilC/PilY family type IV pilus protein: MVPRLKKSLFASAALLLAAGGYFIYGIYAAQGQGDLAQQPLNNTVQAPPAFIMAVDDSNSMMFERIFAGGDGRMRWTGSSFFSSAGVFFDVGTACDNNSVDCYLHLFPHTNYNINYSYGVAIPPLDVFGFARSPTYNAGYYNPSVTYEPWRRAAAVNNSVLWPAADVDDVRADPRTGSDFSVANGVSYDLTNVNGRAVSSEQFRLLQGMVLPSGTSYSTNSLFGRCGLSGTGAGFSTLSSAVTITSTCLIAIRYFPATFYLPADAAAPAGYKADETNRPLINNACGPNCNMRRYEIKAANYNSTAEYNAALQNFANWFEYHRNRILSMVGSSSHAMAEVNNMRVGYFTINSLKDVTMYDVNTARASLYTQIYSLKPNGGTPNREAVAFLGQQFRRTGDGAPVQLACQRNGGMLFTDGYTNTSSSASGYGNADNAGGTHFPGAPFADSYSNTIADVAASYYDGTNYTPLRTGTAFPLGQVAVPKECDSLDKTSPAWKRLDCQTNLHMNFYGVTLGAQGRIFEVNQQATADPYTNAPDWNSNGNPTSSDDGRVIDEIWHAAINSRGEFINAKTPAEVTAAMRRVLSSVSGGASTSGSFALSGARIGAGSLSVTPRYEVLNNGTDWFSRLQGSRVTVDQTTREAVYTQAWEASTAMPAATARNVWFASGSDVTKMSTTSITLAGICGLSQDLYPGLSRCPDSANLPAGTTAANAASYLLGDTSTEVRLGGRFRDRTTVIGDIINSTPVISAPSDDYGYRSLGGAYATSYLDYLTSKRNSRRYTVYVGANDGMLHAYDGGMDAQGNLGGNGGRELFGYIPGTSYGHLGNLLMPYDPASKNNQKFAHRYFVDGPVAVGDTYSSNTWSTTLVGTTGAGGRSVFALDVTDPTAFTDAKRLWEISDLTATGTVKANIGHVLGKPVIVPVRAADGSVAWKAIFGNGYASKSGKAVLFVVDLTKNPTIRMIEATESGSTIAGSNGLGNIMVVDRVDSSQYNSTTKKYARVRDGFADTVYAADQKGAIWKFDLLDTTDSVTRPFFTTGTFVDSGSTYRQPIMGGLQATAGENGSVLLLFGTGSYSFVNDGTDTNTQSLYGVNDYADGAVTATILPSQLMPYAVSTSRTLTAGTRPTGALGWRVDLPAGERMVGYPEIASGIVFMPTYKPLNSSGCSTDGNNSLFGLNPRTGTAALFNVRVGSIANGTKVADGVASISLSTGGNAPVKDVGVAVVPRLQPPVNPLDGTPAPTLPDLAGCWMAVTVAGAAPMYVPYPCGRQSWRQIQ, encoded by the coding sequence ATGGTTCCACGTCTAAAGAAAAGCCTGTTCGCGTCTGCGGCCCTTCTGCTGGCTGCAGGTGGCTATTTCATCTATGGCATCTATGCGGCTCAGGGCCAGGGCGACCTGGCCCAGCAGCCCTTGAACAACACCGTGCAGGCGCCCCCAGCCTTCATCATGGCGGTGGACGATTCCAACTCGATGATGTTCGAGCGCATTTTCGCCGGTGGTGACGGGCGTATGCGCTGGACCGGCAGCAGCTTCTTCAGCAGTGCTGGTGTCTTCTTCGATGTGGGTACGGCCTGCGACAACAATTCCGTTGATTGCTACCTGCACCTGTTTCCGCATACCAATTACAACATCAACTACAGCTATGGCGTGGCCATTCCGCCGCTGGATGTGTTCGGCTTTGCGCGTTCGCCCACCTACAACGCAGGCTATTACAACCCGTCGGTGACGTATGAACCGTGGCGCCGCGCGGCGGCAGTCAACAACAGCGTGCTGTGGCCCGCCGCCGATGTGGATGACGTGCGTGCTGATCCCCGTACCGGCTCTGATTTTTCGGTCGCCAATGGTGTGTCCTATGATCTGACCAATGTAAATGGTCGTGCGGTCAGTTCCGAGCAGTTCCGCCTCTTGCAGGGCATGGTGCTTCCCAGTGGCACCAGCTACTCAACCAATAGTCTCTTTGGACGATGCGGGCTTTCGGGCACGGGCGCCGGCTTCTCCACGCTCAGCAGCGCGGTCACCATTACATCGACCTGCCTGATCGCGATCCGCTATTTCCCCGCGACGTTCTATCTGCCTGCCGATGCCGCCGCCCCTGCCGGCTACAAAGCGGATGAAACCAACCGCCCGCTGATCAACAACGCGTGTGGCCCCAACTGCAACATGCGGCGCTATGAGATCAAGGCGGCCAATTACAACTCCACCGCGGAGTACAACGCCGCGCTGCAGAACTTCGCCAACTGGTTCGAGTACCACCGCAACCGCATTCTTTCCATGGTCGGCTCCTCGTCGCATGCCATGGCGGAAGTCAACAACATGCGGGTCGGGTACTTCACCATCAATTCGCTGAAAGACGTCACCATGTATGACGTCAATACGGCGCGTGCCAGCTTGTATACACAGATCTACTCGCTGAAGCCGAACGGCGGTACGCCGAACCGTGAGGCCGTGGCCTTCCTGGGCCAGCAGTTCCGCCGTACCGGCGATGGCGCGCCCGTGCAGCTCGCGTGCCAGCGCAATGGCGGCATGCTGTTCACCGACGGCTATACCAATACGTCCAGTTCGGCATCCGGTTACGGCAACGCCGACAATGCGGGCGGAACGCACTTCCCGGGTGCGCCGTTCGCCGACAGCTACAGCAACACCATCGCCGATGTCGCGGCCAGTTACTACGACGGTACGAACTACACCCCGTTGCGCACCGGCACCGCCTTCCCGCTGGGCCAGGTGGCGGTACCCAAGGAGTGCGATTCGCTGGACAAGACCTCGCCGGCCTGGAAGCGGCTTGATTGCCAGACCAACCTGCACATGAACTTCTATGGCGTCACGCTGGGCGCGCAGGGCCGCATCTTCGAGGTGAACCAGCAGGCGACGGCGGACCCCTATACCAATGCGCCGGATTGGAACAGCAACGGCAATCCCACCTCGTCCGATGACGGTCGCGTCATCGACGAGATCTGGCACGCCGCCATCAACAGCCGCGGTGAGTTCATCAATGCGAAGACCCCGGCTGAAGTGACGGCGGCGATGCGCCGGGTGCTGTCGTCGGTCAGTGGCGGCGCATCCACGTCGGGAAGCTTTGCGCTTTCCGGGGCCCGCATTGGTGCCGGCTCGCTTTCCGTCACGCCCCGCTATGAAGTGTTGAACAACGGCACGGACTGGTTCAGCCGCCTCCAGGGCAGCCGCGTCACCGTCGACCAGACCACACGCGAAGCGGTCTATACGCAGGCGTGGGAGGCCAGTACCGCCATGCCGGCGGCGACCGCCCGCAATGTGTGGTTCGCCAGCGGCAGCGACGTCACCAAGATGTCCACCACCTCGATCACCCTGGCCGGTATCTGCGGGCTTTCGCAGGATCTGTACCCGGGCTTGAGTCGTTGCCCGGACTCGGCCAACCTGCCTGCCGGCACGACGGCGGCCAATGCCGCCAGCTATCTGCTGGGCGACACCAGCACCGAAGTCCGGCTGGGCGGGCGTTTCCGTGACCGCACGACGGTGATCGGCGACATCATCAATTCGACCCCGGTCATCAGCGCACCCAGCGATGACTACGGCTACCGCAGCCTGGGCGGGGCGTACGCGACCAGTTACCTGGACTATCTCACCAGCAAGCGCAACTCACGGCGTTACACCGTCTATGTCGGCGCCAACGACGGCATGCTGCACGCCTACGATGGCGGCATGGATGCGCAGGGCAACCTGGGCGGGAACGGCGGTCGCGAGCTGTTCGGCTACATCCCGGGTACCTCGTACGGTCATCTGGGCAATCTGCTGATGCCCTACGACCCGGCCAGCAAGAACAACCAGAAGTTCGCCCACCGGTATTTCGTGGACGGTCCGGTTGCGGTCGGCGACACCTACAGCAGCAACACCTGGTCGACCACGCTGGTGGGCACCACCGGTGCCGGCGGGCGAAGTGTCTTCGCGCTGGACGTGACCGATCCGACGGCGTTCACCGATGCCAAGCGCCTGTGGGAGATCAGTGATCTCACCGCGACCGGTACGGTGAAAGCCAACATCGGCCACGTGCTGGGCAAGCCGGTGATCGTGCCGGTGCGCGCCGCGGACGGTAGCGTGGCCTGGAAGGCCATCTTCGGCAACGGCTACGCCAGCAAGAGCGGCAAGGCGGTGCTGTTCGTCGTGGACCTGACCAAGAACCCCACCATCCGCATGATCGAGGCGACCGAGTCCGGCAGCACCATCGCCGGCAGCAATGGCCTTGGCAACATCATGGTGGTCGATCGCGTGGACAGCAGCCAGTACAACAGCACGACCAAGAAGTACGCGCGCGTTCGCGACGGTTTTGCCGACACTGTCTACGCTGCGGACCAGAAGGGCGCGATCTGGAAGTTCGATCTGCTGGACACTACCGATTCGGTGACCCGGCCGTTCTTCACGACTGGCACGTTTGTGGACTCCGGTTCCACCTACCGGCAGCCGATCATGGGTGGCCTGCAGGCGACCGCTGGCGAGAACGGCTCGGTGCTGCTGCTGTTCGGCACCGGCAGCTACTCCTTCGTCAACGATGGCACCGACACCAACACGCAGAGCTTGTATGGCGTGAACGACTATGCGGATGGCGCGGTCACGGCCACGATCCTGCCTTCCCAGCTCATGCCGTATGCGGTTTCCACCAGCCGCACGCTGACTGCGGGTACGCGTCCGACCGGCGCGCTGGGGTGGCGGGTGGATCTGCCGGCCGGCGAGCGCATGGTGGGGTACCCTGAGATTGCCTCGGGAATCGTGTTCATGCCTACCTACAAGCCCCTCAATTCCAGCGGCTGCAGCACCGATGGCAACAACTCGCTGTTCGGGTTGAATCCGCGGACCGGCACGGCTGCGTTGTTCAACGTCAGGGTCGGCTCGATTGCCAACGGCACCAAGGTGGCTGACGGCGTGGCGTCGATCTCGCTGAGCACAGGCGGCAACGCGCCGGTCAAGGACGTGGGTGTGGCAGTCGTGCCGCGCCTGCAGCCGCCGGTGAATCCGCTCGATGGCACCCCGGCGCCGACCTTGCCTGACCTCGCCGGCTGCTGGATGGCCGTGACGGTTGCAGGTGCGGCGCCGATGTACGTTCCCTATCCATGCGGTCGCCAGTCCTGGCGCCAGATCCAATGA
- a CDS encoding type IV pilin protein: MRFDNKGLRAGVLRHARPTAGFTLIELMIVVAAIAILAAVALPSYAEHVRKARRGQAKADMVEYAQLAERFHTVNNSYAGFTLSGSSKTIQSPREGGTAQYSIAFEGTQSTFTLKATPQGGQAKDTCGEMTLNQANVKTPTAASKPGCW, translated from the coding sequence ATGCGCTTTGACAACAAGGGACTACGCGCGGGGGTCCTGCGCCACGCGCGCCCCACGGCAGGTTTCACTCTGATCGAACTGATGATCGTGGTCGCCGCGATTGCGATTCTCGCGGCCGTCGCACTGCCGTCGTACGCGGAGCACGTGCGCAAGGCGCGGCGCGGCCAGGCCAAGGCGGACATGGTGGAGTACGCGCAGCTGGCCGAGCGGTTCCACACCGTCAACAACAGCTACGCAGGGTTCACCTTGTCCGGCTCCAGCAAGACCATCCAGTCGCCCCGCGAAGGCGGCACCGCGCAGTACAGCATTGCGTTCGAGGGCACCCAGAGCACGTTTACCCTGAAGGCTACGCCGCAGGGCGGGCAGGCCAAGGACACCTGCGGCGAGATGACCTTGAACCAGGCCAACGTGAAGACACCGACGGCAGCGTCCAAGCCGGGTTGCTGGTAA
- a CDS encoding GspH/FimT family pseudopilin has product MELLLAVMLLAVLLALGWGPWHRLVGRMRADTLRAELTSSLALARSAALTQRRRVTVCGSLDGLSCSLEWNHGWLVRAEDARWGPDAAGKVLQVRDRQPGRILIRSSQYRPHVQFLPDGRNAGTNQSLVLCVDGREHSRVIISVTGRVRSERARSPVDC; this is encoded by the coding sequence ATGGAACTGTTGCTGGCGGTCATGCTGCTGGCCGTGCTGCTCGCCCTGGGCTGGGGGCCATGGCATCGCCTGGTCGGGCGGATGCGGGCCGACACCCTGCGCGCGGAACTCACCAGCAGCCTCGCCCTGGCCCGCAGCGCGGCCCTGACCCAGCGCCGCCGGGTGACGGTCTGCGGTTCGCTCGATGGCCTGTCCTGCAGCCTGGAATGGAACCATGGCTGGCTGGTGCGCGCGGAGGATGCGAGGTGGGGCCCTGACGCTGCCGGCAAGGTGCTGCAGGTCCGGGACCGGCAACCGGGTCGCATCCTGATCCGATCCAGCCAGTACCGCCCGCACGTGCAGTTCCTGCCGGACGGACGCAATGCGGGCACCAACCAGTCGCTGGTGCTGTGCGTGGACGGACGCGAGCACAGCCGGGTGATCATCAGCGTGACCGGCCGGGTACGCAGCGAGCGCGCCCGATCACCTGTGGACTGCTGA